From Staphylococcus delphini, one genomic window encodes:
- a CDS encoding phosphatidate cytidylyltransferase, translated as MKVRTITTIVALIVFLPILLIGGSTWMYFTFLLALIALKELLNMNRIQLLSIPGLLSALALVILMLPQGFGEWVIVLQQKSLIAMSFIILSYTVMSKNRFSFMDSAFCLMSVAYVGIGFMYFYVTREAGLEFILFGLLIVWLTDTGAYIFGRLLGKRKLWPTISPNKTIEGFIGGLICSLIVPIAFMFFVDFDYPMVGLLLITVVLSMFGQLGDLVESGFKRYFGVKDSGRLLPGHGGILDRFDSFMFVLPLMNIFLIQM; from the coding sequence ATGAAGGTTAGAACAATCACAACGATAGTGGCACTCATTGTTTTTTTACCTATTTTGCTCATTGGTGGATCAACATGGATGTATTTCACATTTTTACTTGCATTAATTGCGTTAAAAGAACTTTTAAACATGAATAGAATCCAATTATTGTCAATACCTGGTCTTTTAAGTGCATTGGCATTAGTTATTTTGATGCTCCCGCAAGGTTTTGGGGAGTGGGTTATCGTGTTGCAACAAAAATCACTAATTGCGATGAGTTTTATTATTTTAAGTTATACAGTGATGTCAAAAAATAGATTTAGCTTTATGGACTCTGCTTTTTGTTTGATGTCTGTCGCATATGTAGGTATCGGTTTTATGTATTTTTATGTAACGCGAGAAGCAGGGTTAGAGTTTATCTTATTTGGATTGTTGATCGTATGGTTGACAGATACTGGGGCATACATATTTGGACGCCTCTTAGGAAAACGTAAATTATGGCCGACGATTAGCCCGAACAAAACGATTGAAGGTTTCATCGGTGGGTTGATTTGTAGTTTAATTGTGCCAATCGCATTTATGTTTTTCGTAGATTTTGATTATCCAATGGTAGGCCTGTTACTCATCACAGTCGTATTGAGTATGTTCGGACAATTGGGTGATCTAGTAGAATCAGGGTTCAAACGTTATTTTGGTGTCAAAGATTCAGGGCGCTTACTTCCAGGACATGGTGGGATTTTAGACCGCTTTGACAGCTTTATGTTCGTATTACCTTTAATGAATATTTTCTTAATTCAAATGTAA
- a CDS encoding isoprenyl transferase, with translation MFKKFKKKNDTQNHIEALDLHNIPEHIAIIMDGNGRWAKQRKMPRIKGHYQGMQTIKTITRAASDLGIKYLTLYAFSTENWSRPDEEVNYIMGLPVNFLNTFLPELIEKNVRVETVGFIDELPEKTIQAIEEAKIKTADNTGLTLIFAINYGGRAEIVHGIQTLMKEMRHASDQDIDALTEQHFQKYLMTRDYPDPELLIRTSGEQRISNFLIWQLSYSEFIFNSKMWPDFDEEELKACIKTYQSRQRRFGGL, from the coding sequence ATGTTTAAGAAATTTAAGAAAAAAAATGACACTCAAAACCATATCGAAGCGCTCGATTTACATAATATTCCTGAACACATTGCAATTATTATGGATGGCAATGGGCGTTGGGCGAAACAGCGTAAAATGCCAAGAATCAAAGGGCATTATCAAGGCATGCAAACGATCAAAACGATTACGCGTGCAGCAAGTGACTTAGGGATTAAGTATTTGACCCTTTATGCTTTTTCAACGGAGAATTGGTCGCGACCGGATGAAGAAGTCAATTACATCATGGGCTTACCTGTTAACTTTTTAAATACGTTTTTACCAGAATTGATTGAGAAAAATGTGAGAGTCGAAACAGTTGGCTTTATTGATGAATTGCCAGAAAAAACGATTCAGGCGATTGAAGAAGCGAAAATTAAAACAGCTGACAATACGGGATTGACTTTAATATTTGCAATTAATTACGGTGGTCGTGCGGAGATTGTTCACGGTATTCAAACATTGATGAAAGAGATGCGTCATGCGTCTGATCAAGATATCGATGCGTTAACAGAACAACATTTCCAAAAATATCTCATGACTCGTGATTATCCTGATCCAGAATTATTGATTCGTACGTCTGGGGAACAACGCATTAGTAATTTTTTGATTTGGCAATTGTCGTACAGTGAATTTATTTTTAATTCTAAAATGTGGCCAGATTTTGATGAGGAAGAGTTAAAAGCATGTATTAAAACATATCAATCGCGACAAAGAAGATTTGGAGGATTGTAG